GGTATATATTCTCTCGCAATTTCATCGCCCAATATACCTTTTTGAAGGCGTGTTTGTGATACAATCGCCTCGTAGCCCGTCCCGCTCTATAATCTTCATCGAGACCATTTTCTCACGATTGCCACTGTCGACATGTTACCTTTCTCGCATCTTATTCATTTCCAatgtgatgaagatggtcaATGCTTCTTTGCCGACCTTGGCGATAACGCCACCgggccgccgcctccaggGACAACACTCGGTGCATATCCTTCAATGGACCAACTCATTAGCAACACTGGGAAGAAGAATGTAACGATACGACGGGTATGTGCTCTTTACGACTTTCATTAAAAACTCTCTTTTAATGGTCTGGCTCAATGTCTCTCGTAGCTACTAGCTCCGCTGCCGCAATCTGCAGCTCCGATATACTGCGTCGGCCTCAATTACCGAAGCCACGCCAAAGAGGCTGGTGTATGGAAGCTAATTCCCCTCTAGCCCCTCCGAACAAGAACAGTCCACAGATCTAATAACAACTATTTCAACTGTAGCTCGATATACCTTCTTACCCTCCGGTCTGGACTaaaccagcagcaacgcTTGCACACCCTGATGAAGATATCCCCATCAATGACTTCTGCGCCAAGAGTCTTTTGGATTATGAGGTACGTATATGTTATAGACCAGTCTCGATAGCTGAGCCCAGCTGATGactatttttctttcacgAAAAGGGTGAGCTGGTCTTTGTAACGTCGAAGGAATGTAAAGATTTGTCGCCTAAGGAGGCCAAAGATTACATTCTAGGCTACACTGTTGGCCTCGACCTGTCCTGTCGTATGTTCCAGCTTCCCAAAAATCAAGGAGGCCAATTTTATTTCGCCAAAGCGTTTGACAAGTTTGCACCTATCGGCCCGTCATTAATCAGCCCAGCACTCTTTGGCAATGGCGCATCATTCACTATCACTACCAAGGTCAATGGCCAAGTAAGACAGGAGGCAGAATTTCAGACGGATATGGTATTCTCTCCAGAACAAATATTAAGTCATATGAGCCAAGGTAAATAATTACTGCGAGTCTTATGAAGGCCATGAACTGATCAGCTCCAGGTACCACTATTCCTGCCGGCACTGCGGTTATGACAGGCACTCCAGCAGGCGTCGGGGCCTTCATGAAACCCAAATCTTTCTTACAAAATGGTGACGTGGTGGAAGTCGAGATGGCGAAAGTTGGGATGCTTCGTAACAAGATGAAGTTTGAGTAAGCCATCAGGCCTAGAAACAATGGGCACTTTAGACTCGCTGCTAACAGGATTAGCGAAGAATAAGAACATGGACATGGCTCATCATATACTTACAGATGACTGCAATTAAATTACTTACGCGGTGGATGTGACAATGATAGGATCTATCCTGCTATCTCGTATATCAGTTCCCCATTTAAACAATTAAGAGCTCAACTGCTAAGATATATCGTGGGTAATTAAACAATACACTTACTTGCCTGAAAAGTTTCACTATAatatgaagatggagaacgTCGAAGTAGATGGATTTATAAATTTTAGTAATGTAGGCGGTAATGTCCGATTAAGTGCTGAGTTGGGTTTATAACCACGGCGGCGTCATGGATCGCTCGAGCCTCCTGACAAAGCAAATGTCTGATATTGTGATATAATGATATATGTAGGCTCATCATTTTAATCCTTGGTGGTCTAGAATCTACAGTCGATTAATGACAGTTTGGCAGGTGACCGCAAGTTGCGTCACATTGCGCAACAGGCTGATGCCGCCTCGCTGAATTGCTTCACTCAGTACAACTACAGAACAGATGAGCGCTTCCCTGAAGcaaaaaattataaaacaTTTATGCTAAAATGAGAATGTAGACAGAGAAGATTAGTTAGATTGACGACTAAAAGGATATATGCAAGAGCTATGTTAGACAGCCACCCACGTGCTGCGTACGTCTAAGGAACtagtctcttcttcagtaGTGAAAGACATTGCTCTAGCTCCTTGACATTCTTGCAGCAGGAAACGACAAAAAAATCAGGTCGTATGATGGCAAACCGTGTTGGACGTCCGAGGCGATCTAGATATGCATGACCATTCTGTTGAGGGCTCAATCCGGGCCGCTCACCAGGATGCATGGCTGGCGAGAACACCTGGATCTGCTCTCCGCTGACAGATTCGACTGGTTTGATATATCCGCCGCTGTAACTTGGACTGAGCAGCACAATTGACGATGTTGATAAAACGGCTGGGTCGATTCCTGAGCCCTCAACAGCCTCTTTTGCGTCTTGGTAAATTCGGCTATCATCAGCACCATTGCATATAGCGATAATCGTGAAGATACAATCACCGGATCGCAGTAGGGTGTCGGATAAGATCGATACGCCTTCATTCGACTGCACATACATCTGCGTCAGTCGAGTGCCGCCATGATTGTTCTCGAGAAAAAACCCTCCTAGTACGTGGGTGAATCCACGTCGCTCCACGATAGCCTGGGGGTCTAGAAACTGGAAAGAAAATTGGTTTGACTCGAGAAACATTGCTagatgcagcagcatgcGGAGCCAGATTGACGGCTCGTTGTTGCACAGATAGCCGTTTAACATTGTAAATTTGGCTGCATCATCCACGCTTTTCCGCCGCTCAAGAGCCCAGGAACCCAGTATGTTATTGACCAGAGCTTCGCCTTGAGACTTGGACTGGaggagcaaggcaaggcgcCACGCCAGTTGATGCGCATCTCTCACGCCGCTTGCTATACCCTGACCGGCGAAAGGGGGGAACACATGAGCCGCATCTCCAATTAGAATGACACGTTTGTGAAACCATTCATTGACGACTTTATGAGCGAATCTGTATGGTCTGCAACGGAGGATCCTGATACAATCCACAGGAAACTGTacgggagaagagaaatcgCACCCTCGGTCGCCATCCCTTTCTCTGGTGATCATGGGCTTAAGGTGCTCCCAAAATAGAGACTCTGCATCCATAGAGTCATTCCAGTCCGACTGACATAGCTCATGCCTCCACATCCTCTCTTCAGGTGGACCAAATCGTCCCGTCGCTGTTGCTTTACCGGGAGGGCCACAAAAGTGCCACCCTTCTGGCCAGAAGAGGTTGTATACCGCTTCAGGAGAGTATCCAAGATCCCACAAAGGATAGGTCGGATGTGTCTGTGGTGTTGGAATCGAAATCTTCAAATTGGCTGCAATCCAAGTTCCGTTATACGGatattttccttcttcctgTATAATGCCTGCGGTCGGCTCAAGAAAATGCTTTCGTACAATGCCTACTTTGCCATCAGCCCCCACTAACCATTCACTCCTAATCTgatgtcttttttcttgctcgTCGATGTACTCGGCGCTTGGCAAATCATCATGTGTTATTTTTATCACACGGCAGGCTGTTCGGAGGGTGCAATATTTAGAGATCCTCACTTTCTCCCGAAGTGCGCTCTCTGCAAAATGATCACGATTAGAACTTGGACAGTATATCTCATGCTAGACGGACAAACCTAGCCGTGGTTGGCTCTGCAAGATTCCCTCCGGTACTGCTTGCTGTAGGACATCCCGCGTGCCAATGTTCATACGATAGAATGGCTTCGTGCTGAACGAGGATCGATGAAAAATGATCTTATGAACCTCTTAATGTATCATTCGGTCAGCTTATATTGCCTAAATCCCCTCGGAACGTGGCTGTTTACGGTACGTACCATGTCCGATAGTAGATACCTCATTCTCTAGTCCCAAGTCATAGAGGATCCTCACAGCGTCTCCTGTGAGATATACACCCCGTGGGTCTGTAGTCACTTCACTGTCTTTCTCAAGGATGACAGACTTTTCTTTGGTTAacaatgatgacgacgagaatGCATATGGGAACCTTACTCTGACTTGAAATCTGGCCAGTGCAAGGCCAAGAGCCAGGCCGGAAGGCCCAGCACCAACAATGAGGACTTGTGTTTCTTCCATTGAGTATCGAGTTCTCATATGAGACTAGGCTGTTTGTATTTGCCTTGACCATAGCATTTGATGTTGAATAGGAGTATTTATATTAGCACATCACATTGCCGTCGGGAATTTGCCAATCTTTTGCTCAATCCCACGAGTCAGTATCCTCCACGTCTACCAAGATCATATACCTACGCCGTAATAAGCTTGCGATGACTCTCTGGATGCATTTACGCAATTAGTTATTTACGCCGCGGTGTAAATCTTTACATTAAATTCTTCCGACAAACCTGCAGCTAGACAAAATGAGCCAATGCCCCTGCTAGAGAATGTGCCGCAAGAAACACGCATCTCCGGAGGGATTGAGCCTGGCTAATGTTCCGGATTGCGGGCGCGCTACTAGAGATGCTCCGCGGAATAACTACCTAAGGCATGTAAATAGAACCACACAATAAGGTGTAGAGAGTATGCACACTTAATATTTACGGCATCCCATACAGCGTATAAATAATGCAGAGGTAGACATGCTAGAATCTCAAAGGTTCTTCAACGGCCTGTAACATGCCACCCGCCTTGGAAATTGCTATTAAGCTGCTGGCGAAGTTGCCAAGACCTCTACGCGAAACCATCATGCCAGACATGCGCATCCCACCAATATCGAACAATCCATCCAAAGTACAGCTCGTTAGGATAGCTCACGTGTATTTCGAACATCCTGATCTGGAGAAGTTCAGCGAATTCGCGAAGGATTTCGGGTTTGTAGAGGTTCACAGAATAAATGGCAGAATCTATTACCGTGGATACGGGAGAGACCCGTTTATTTATGTCGCTTCACAGAGCCCAGATGGAAAACCGAGGTTTCGAGGCCCAGCGTTTGTAGCTGCATCCCAAGACGAGTTCGACAAGGCTGCGAAGCTAGACGGCGCCATCATTGGGTCCTTAGATGAGGCTCCGGGTAAAGGCCAGATCGTCACGTTCAATCGACCCGATAAAACCTTCTTCCACGTTATATACGGTCAGGAAGAGCGAATAACGAGCGCGCAGGAACCGTCGGCAATACATGAGCAGTTGGGTCCATTTAACAAGCCATTTGAGAAGCCGAGGCGAGGTAAATGCCATCATTGCTTGCATGGCCTACATGTTTTTGCTAAGGAACAAATAGGCAAGTTTCAGCGCTGTCACGAGGGACCGGCACTCGTCCACAAGTTAGGTCATTTTGGCTACGTGGTTCCTGACTTTGATGCCGAACTGGCATGGTACACCGACAACTTCAACTTTGTGCCATCTGACATTCTTTATCACTGGGACTTTTCCAACATGGATGTGTTGACGTTTATGCATCTCGACCTGGGTAAAGAATA
Above is a genomic segment from Trichoderma breve strain T069 chromosome 6, whole genome shotgun sequence containing:
- a CDS encoding fumarylacetoacetate (FAA) hydrolase family domain-containing protein encodes the protein MLPFSHLIHFQCDEDGQCFFADLGDNATGPPPPGTTLGAYPSMDQLISNTGKKNVTIRRLLAPLPQSAAPIYCVGLNYRSHAKEAGLDIPSYPPVWTKPAATLAHPDEDIPINDFCAKSLLDYEGELVFVTSKECKDLSPKEAKDYILGYTVGLDLSCRMFQLPKNQGGQFYFAKAFDKFAPIGPSLISPALFGNGASFTITTKVNGQVRQEAEFQTDMVFSPEQILSHMSQGTTIPAGTAVMTGTPAGVGAFMKPKSFLQNGDVVEVEMAKVGMLRNKMKFE
- a CDS encoding FAD binding domain-containing protein, which codes for MEETQVLIVGAGPSGLALGLALARFQVRSVILEKDSEVTTDPRGVYLTGDAVRILYDLGLENEVSTIGHEVHKIIFHRSSFSTKPFYRMNIGTRDVLQQAVPEGILQSQPRLESALREKVRISKYCTLRTACRVIKITHDDLPSAEYIDEQEKRHQIRSEWLVGADGKVGIVRKHFLEPTAGIIQEEGKYPYNGTWIAANLKISIPTPQTHPTYPLWDLGYSPEAVYNLFWPEGWHFCGPPGKATATGRFGPPEERMWRHELCQSDWNDSMDAESLFWEHLKPMITRERDGDRGPYRFAHKVVNEWFHKRVILIGDAAHVFPPFAGQGIASGVRDAHQLAWRLALLLQSKSQGEALVNNILGSWALERRKSVDDAAKFTMLNGYLCNNEPSIWLRMLLHLAMFLESNQFSFQFLDPQAIVERRGFTHVLGGFFLENNHGGTRLTQMYVQSNEGVSILSDTLLRSGDCIFTIIAICNGADDSRIYQDAKEAVEGSGIDPAVLSTSSIVLLSPSYSGGYIKPVESVSGEQIQVFSPAMHPGERPGLSPQQNGHAYLDRLGRPTRFAIIRPDFFVVSCCKNVKELEQCLSLLKKRLVP